Below is a genomic region from Tumebacillus amylolyticus.
GCCATCGTGCTTCCCATAGACGAAGCGGCCTCAACACCGGGCAACTGGCTTGCGGTTGCGACAACCTCTTCAGCCAGCAGGGATTTACTCAGGGAAGCTTTCGAGCCTTGCTCGAAGATGAGGTAATCGGCCTTCATACTTTTCATCGTCGCTGCTGATAAAGTCTGAAGTCCGTTACCAAGACCTGATAGAAGAAAAACCATCCATGCGATCAATGTGAAAATAACCGCAATCATGAGAAACCGCGTTCGATTCCGCATTAGTTCCTTCATGGCTAAATACATGGGCCATCCACTCCTTATGTTTTATTTGACACGAGTGTCAAAATCGGGAGAGCAATTTGCCCCCCTTCTTCTTTATTACACACCATAAATGACACATGTGTCAAGTTTAGATCTGCACTCTTCCTCAGCGTTTTGCCCCATTCAACCACATGTCGAACAGAAGCCCACTCCATTTTGACAGAGGCAGTTTCATCATGTTCGGAGCATTCACCAGATTGAAGAATACGCTGATCAGCGCAGGGATCGGAATATCCTCTCGTAAGTGACCTTCTTGAAGCGAACGTCCGAACAGTCTCATTAATTGAACCTTGAGGATTTCATGCGATTGTTCAATATATTCCAGGTCTTGGGCAACTGCAACGGACACGCCCGCGTTGATTTTATTGGCATCTCCCAAAAGTTGATGAAATTCGGATTCCTCGACATAGACTTGCAACAGTTGCTGAAGCGCAACCATTGGATTCGACTCATCGACTGCTGACGCTTTCTCTATCACTTTGATGATCACACGCTTCATGCAAGCGGCGACAATCTCCTCTTTATTGGCATAATACTGATAGATGGTGCTACGAGCTCCTATTAAATGTTGGGACAAGAGCTTTACGTGGAAACCCTCGTACCCATGCTCGAGTAACAGTTTTTTCGTCATATCTAGCAGCTCTGATTCTGTATATGCTTTTTTTCGACCCATGGTGGCACCCCCTTGTTCATAAGCAACTACCTCATAGTGTATCAAATTTCGGGCAATCGGATAAATCTAATGGTGATATTCACATTGCCTGCACACAAAAAAACAGCCCCTTTTCCACGCTCAGCCGGCGCAAAAGGGGTCGCTTTTTCATGTAATCCAACCCGCTCCGAAAGTTCTGTTACGTTCATTCTCCTTTACGCCAACATCACATCAATATGGATAAGGATTGCCATGTTGTTCACCTCAGACCGTTAAGTCGTTTTCTGATTTTATATCGATGGCATGTTGTACGAGCTTTTGAAGAACCGCAGCAAAGACTGCGATCACAAGTGCGGCAAAAATCAACCCATTTCCGACCGGCATGATAATGGGCGGGTCGACTTTCTTCGCCATGAGATAATACAAGGGCGTGTTCAGCACATGCAAGATACTGATGGTAAGGGCACAGTATTTTATATTCTTCAAGGATTTGAAAGATAATTCCGAGAAAGACTTATTATTGTCAATATAT
It encodes:
- a CDS encoding TetR/AcrR family transcriptional regulator; the encoded protein is MGRKKAYTESELLDMTKKLLLEHGYEGFHVKLLSQHLIGARSTIYQYYANKEEIVAACMKRVIIKVIEKASAVDESNPMVALQQLLQVYVEESEFHQLLGDANKINAGVSVAVAQDLEYIEQSHEILKVQLMRLFGRSLQEGHLREDIPIPALISVFFNLVNAPNMMKLPLSKWSGLLFDMWLNGAKR
- a CDS encoding DUF2975 domain-containing protein, producing MKRETLFLKAAVVLMGIPVLALCIFFVPAVSNFMAELYPEAAYLHDLLRIGLYATAIPFYIALYQTFKLLTYIDNNKSFSELSFKSLKNIKYCALTISILHVLNTPLYYLMAKKVDPPIIMPVGNGLIFAALVIAVFAAVLQKLVQHAIDIKSENDLTV